One genomic region from Lysobacterales bacterium encodes:
- a CDS encoding glycosyltransferase yields MEPVNVLCIKWGRKYGPEYVNRLRSMVRRHLKRPHRFVCLTDDRSGIEPDIEVFDIPQVGFADFDQRLPWTFAHGWLKLTSFKRELYDLKGTTLFIDLDVVIVDSIDAFFEPPGEFVVIKEWDKRDGTGNTSVYRYTIGAHADALEYLAANKDKALSEVRNEQEFITGYLGRQGKVSYWPDSWCRSFKRHCVRPGILCWFQPPRLPEGAKIIAFHGKPNPPDAIAGESGKWYRKVHPTAWVAEHWR; encoded by the coding sequence ATGGAACCGGTCAACGTCCTGTGCATCAAATGGGGCCGCAAGTACGGCCCGGAGTACGTCAACCGGCTGCGCTCGATGGTGCGCAGGCATCTCAAGCGACCGCACCGCTTCGTCTGCCTGACCGACGACCGCAGCGGCATCGAGCCGGACATCGAAGTTTTCGATATCCCGCAGGTCGGCTTCGCCGATTTCGACCAGCGCCTGCCCTGGACCTTCGCCCACGGCTGGCTGAAGCTCACGAGTTTCAAGCGCGAGCTCTATGACCTGAAGGGCACGACTCTCTTCATCGACCTCGATGTCGTGATCGTCGACAGCATCGACGCCTTCTTCGAGCCGCCGGGCGAGTTCGTGGTCATCAAGGAATGGGACAAGCGCGACGGCACCGGCAACACCTCGGTCTATCGCTACACCATCGGCGCGCATGCGGACGCCCTGGAGTACCTCGCCGCCAACAAGGACAAGGCGCTGTCGGAGGTGCGCAACGAGCAGGAGTTCATCACCGGCTATCTGGGTCGCCAGGGCAAGGTCAGCTACTGGCCCGACAGCTGGTGCCGCAGCTTCAAGCGCCACTGCGTGCGGCCGGGAATCCTGTGCTGGTTCCAGCCGCCGCGCCTTCCCGAAGGGGCAAAGATCATCGCCTTCCACGGCAAGCCGAACCCGCCTGACGCGATCGCGGGGGAGAGCGGCAAGTGGTACCGCAAGGTGCATCCCACCGCCTGGGTGGCCGAGCACTGGCGCTGA
- a CDS encoding 3-deoxy-D-manno-octulosonic acid kinase codes for MHRTLTGSIAVCARHRCGCKALHSTCGAAWALRRRLLHCRALPCRTTIVTRSETDTPASERVEESRVTDARGALLFDRRRIAQADRLLLDPQHWAGRGRMEAARGGRGAVCFVRGEFGEAVIRHYRRGGLVGRVIRDRYLWTGEDANRAFREFRLLARLRELGLPVPAPLAAGYARAGLFYRADLMTMAIPDSRTLAQWLAAGQGADFDWTGLGRLLARFHAAGAFHADLNAHNVMRDGDGALWLIDFDRGELRAPALDWQRANLQRLARSLRKLGLEGAALAQAWSAVGAGYVEAGGRAAACELTSG; via the coding sequence ATGCACAGGACGTTGACCGGTTCCATCGCTGTTTGCGCTCGCCATCGGTGTGGTTGCAAGGCTCTGCATTCTACATGCGGTGCTGCATGGGCCCTTCGAAGGCGCTTGCTACACTGCCGCGCCCTCCCGTGCAGAACGACTATCGTGACCCGCAGCGAGACCGACACTCCGGCCAGCGAACGCGTAGAGGAGTCGCGCGTCACCGACGCCCGCGGCGCCCTGCTGTTCGATCGCCGACGCATCGCCCAGGCCGATCGCCTGCTGCTCGATCCCCAGCATTGGGCCGGTCGCGGCCGCATGGAGGCTGCGCGTGGCGGCCGCGGCGCCGTCTGCTTCGTGCGCGGCGAGTTCGGCGAGGCGGTGATCCGCCACTACCGCCGCGGCGGCCTGGTCGGGCGGGTGATCCGCGACCGCTATCTCTGGACCGGCGAGGACGCCAACCGCGCTTTCCGCGAATTCCGTCTGCTGGCCAGGCTGCGCGAGCTTGGGCTGCCGGTGCCCGCGCCGCTGGCCGCCGGCTATGCCCGTGCCGGGCTCTTCTACCGGGCGGACCTGATGACTATGGCGATTCCCGACAGCCGCACCCTGGCGCAGTGGCTGGCGGCAGGGCAGGGCGCGGATTTCGACTGGACCGGCCTGGGCCGTCTGCTGGCGCGCTTCCACGCGGCCGGCGCTTTCCATGCCGACCTGAATGCGCACAACGTCATGCGCGATGGCGACGGTGCACTGTGGCTGATCGATTTTGATCGCGGCGAGCTGCGCGCGCCCGCGCTCGACTGGCAGCGCGCCAATCTGCAGCGGCTTGCGCGCTCGCTGCGCAAGCTTGGCCTTGAGGGCGCAGCACTGGCGCAGGCGTGGTCAGCGGTCGGCGCGGGCTATGTCGAAGCGGGCGGTCGCGCGGCCGCCTGCGAGCTCACGTCCGGATGA
- a CDS encoding class II fumarate hydratase, translating to MAKPRIERDSLGGLEVPAEALWGAQTQRAVQNFPISGQRMPAGFLRALALIKSAAARANRELGLLDAKLAEAIEAAAAEVVEGRHAQQFPVDVFQTGSGTSSNMNMNEVLAALAKKRFRRAVSPNDHVNMAQSSNDAVPSAIQVAAALALREQLLPALKSLKKTIARRADELADVPKTGRTHLMDAMPLSFGQELGAWAAQLAGARERIEQEAERLRLLPLSGTAIGTGINAHPQFGKRACRALQALTGIKFRPADNLFAGIAGQDAALGLSAQLNGLATILMKIANDLRWMNSGPLAGLGEIELPTLQPGSSIMPGKVNPVIPEAVAMVCAQVMGAHVTVTIAAQSGSFQLNVMLPLIAHSLLQSIELLSNAMRVLGERAIAGFRVRADRIDEALARNPILVTALNPVIGYAKGAEIAKRAYAEGRSVIEVAAELTDVPRERLQELLDPLALTRGGSQGGGAGG from the coding sequence ATGGCCAAGCCCCGGATCGAACGCGACAGCCTCGGAGGGCTCGAAGTCCCCGCCGAGGCCCTGTGGGGCGCGCAGACCCAGCGCGCGGTGCAGAATTTCCCGATCTCGGGCCAGCGCATGCCGGCGGGCTTCCTCCGCGCGCTGGCGCTGATCAAGTCGGCGGCGGCGCGCGCCAACCGCGAGCTGGGCCTGCTCGACGCCAAGCTTGCCGAGGCCATCGAGGCAGCGGCAGCGGAAGTCGTGGAGGGTCGGCATGCGCAGCAGTTTCCGGTCGACGTGTTCCAGACCGGCTCGGGCACCAGCAGCAACATGAACATGAACGAGGTGCTGGCCGCACTGGCGAAGAAGCGATTCCGCCGCGCCGTCTCGCCGAACGACCACGTCAACATGGCGCAAAGCTCGAACGATGCGGTGCCGAGCGCGATCCAGGTGGCCGCGGCGCTGGCCTTGCGCGAGCAGCTGCTGCCGGCGCTGAAGTCGCTGAAGAAGACGATCGCGCGGCGCGCCGACGAACTCGCCGACGTGCCCAAGACCGGCCGCACCCACTTGATGGACGCGATGCCGCTGAGCTTCGGCCAGGAGCTGGGCGCCTGGGCGGCGCAGCTCGCCGGCGCGCGCGAGCGCATCGAGCAGGAGGCCGAGCGGCTGCGCCTCTTGCCGCTGTCGGGCACCGCCATCGGCACGGGTATCAACGCGCATCCGCAGTTCGGCAAGCGCGCCTGTCGTGCCCTGCAGGCGCTGACGGGTATCAAGTTCCGCCCGGCCGACAACCTGTTCGCCGGCATCGCTGGGCAGGACGCGGCGCTGGGCCTGTCGGCGCAGCTGAACGGGCTGGCGACGATCCTCATGAAGATCGCCAACGATCTGCGCTGGATGAATTCAGGCCCGCTCGCTGGGCTGGGCGAGATCGAGCTGCCGACCCTGCAGCCGGGCAGCTCGATCATGCCGGGCAAGGTCAATCCGGTGATTCCCGAAGCGGTGGCGATGGTCTGCGCGCAGGTGATGGGCGCGCATGTCACGGTGACGATTGCCGCGCAGAGCGGCAGCTTCCAGCTGAACGTGATGCTCCCGCTGATCGCCCACAGCCTGCTGCAGTCGATTGAACTGCTTTCGAACGCGATGCGCGTGCTCGGCGAACGCGCGATCGCAGGCTTCCGCGTGCGCGCTGACCGCATTGATGAGGCGCTGGCGCGCAACCCGATCCTGGTGACCGCGCTGAACCCGGTGATCGGCTATGCCAAGGGCGCGGAGATCGCCAAGCGCGCGTACGCGGAAGGGCGTTCAGTGATCGAGGTGGCGGCAGAGCTGACCGACGTGCCGCGCGAGCGCCTGCAGGAACTGCTGGATCCGCTCGCCTTGACCCGCGGCGGCAGCCAGGGCGGTGGCGCGGGCGGGTGA
- the purB gene encoding adenylosuccinate lyase, with the protein MSTALSPLTALSPVDGRYGAKVDALRPVFSEYGLIRARVRVEVEWLLALAAHPGIPELAPFSAEACTRLRALANGFSVDDAERVKEIERTTNHDVKAVEYFIKERLRGDAELGPALEFVHFACTSEDINNLSYSLMLAEARREVLQPALLKLDVKLRELAHAHAELPMLSRTHGQTASPTTVGKEIANVLARLRRQLKQFDAVELQGKINGAVGNYNAHVAAYPEVDWAGLAKTLVESLGLNFNPYTTQIEPHDCIAELCDVQRRINTIGIDFCRDVWGYISLGYFKQAVKAGEVGSSTMPHKVNPIDFENAEGNFGIANGLLEHFASKLPISRWQRDLTDSTVLRALGVAFAHSLIAIDALMRGLNKLSTDPERLAADLDAAWEVLAEPVQTVMRRHGLPNPYEQLKALTRGHGITQESMRAFIASLDLPEHDKSRLLMLTPGEYTGLAAQLAKAI; encoded by the coding sequence ATGTCCACTGCCCTCTCCCCGCTGACCGCCCTGTCTCCCGTCGACGGCCGCTACGGCGCCAAGGTCGACGCCCTGCGGCCGGTGTTCTCCGAGTACGGCCTGATCCGCGCCCGCGTGCGGGTCGAGGTCGAGTGGCTGCTGGCCCTGGCCGCGCACCCGGGCATCCCCGAGCTCGCGCCTTTCTCGGCGGAGGCATGCACGCGCCTGCGCGCCCTCGCCAATGGCTTCTCGGTGGACGACGCCGAACGCGTCAAGGAAATCGAGCGCACCACCAACCACGACGTCAAGGCGGTCGAGTACTTCATCAAGGAGCGCCTGCGTGGAGACGCCGAACTGGGCCCCGCGCTGGAATTCGTGCACTTCGCCTGCACCTCGGAAGACATCAACAACCTGAGCTACTCGCTGATGCTGGCCGAAGCCCGCCGCGAGGTGCTGCAGCCAGCGCTGCTGAAGCTCGATGTCAAGCTGCGCGAGCTGGCGCACGCCCATGCCGAGCTGCCCATGCTCTCGCGCACGCACGGCCAGACCGCCTCGCCGACCACCGTGGGCAAGGAAATCGCCAACGTGCTGGCACGCCTGCGTCGGCAGCTGAAGCAATTCGATGCGGTCGAACTGCAGGGCAAGATCAATGGCGCGGTCGGCAACTACAACGCGCATGTGGCGGCCTATCCCGAGGTCGACTGGGCGGGGCTCGCGAAGACGCTGGTGGAAAGCCTCGGCCTGAACTTCAACCCCTACACCACCCAGATCGAGCCGCACGACTGCATCGCCGAACTCTGCGACGTACAGCGGCGTATCAACACCATCGGCATCGACTTCTGCCGCGACGTCTGGGGCTACATCTCGCTGGGCTACTTCAAGCAGGCGGTGAAGGCCGGCGAAGTCGGCAGCTCGACCATGCCGCACAAGGTCAACCCGATCGACTTCGAAAACGCCGAAGGCAACTTCGGCATCGCCAACGGCCTGCTGGAGCACTTCGCGTCCAAGCTGCCGATCAGCCGCTGGCAGCGCGATTTGACCGACTCCACCGTGCTGCGTGCGCTGGGCGTGGCCTTCGCCCACAGCCTGATCGCCATCGATGCCCTGATGCGCGGCCTGAACAAACTGTCGACCGATCCGGAACGCCTGGCCGCCGACCTCGACGCCGCCTGGGAGGTGCTGGCCGAGCCGGTGCAGACGGTGATGCGCCGCCACGGCCTGCCCAACCCCTACGAGCAGCTGAAGGCCCTGACCCGCGGCCACGGCATCACCCAGGAGTCGATGCGCGCCTTCATCGCCTCGCTGGACCTGCCGGAACACGACAAGTCGCGGCTGTTGATGCTGACGCCGGGCGAATACACCGGCCTTGCCGCCCAACTGGCGAAGGCGATCTGA
- a CDS encoding MBL fold metallo-hydrolase: MSVDSVWALHFLGVGSSAAVELGSASAVLEQDDRPLLMIDCGGEALTAYLKRYAEPPLALFITHAHLDHIGGMERLFFRLYFDEARRGRCRLYVPAPVVPLLQARLADYPGVLAEGGANWWDAFQLIPVSRGFWHAGRQFEVFPCRHHAPDSAFGLALRGSFVYSGDTRPIPEQLARYPQETLAHDCGLLGNPSHTGLDDIEREYPRAWRERLALYHYGSAADGGAMRARGYRVLAPGERLALAPPSPSTLPGVE; encoded by the coding sequence ATGAGCGTGGACAGCGTCTGGGCCCTGCATTTTCTGGGCGTGGGCAGCAGTGCGGCGGTCGAGCTGGGTTCGGCCTCGGCGGTGCTGGAGCAGGACGATCGGCCACTGCTGATGATCGACTGCGGTGGCGAGGCGCTGACCGCGTATCTGAAGCGCTACGCCGAGCCGCCGCTGGCCCTGTTCATCACCCACGCCCACCTCGATCACATCGGCGGCATGGAGCGGCTGTTCTTCCGCCTGTACTTCGACGAGGCTCGCCGAGGTCGCTGCCGGCTCTACGTGCCGGCACCCGTGGTGCCCCTGCTGCAGGCGCGGTTGGCCGACTACCCCGGCGTGCTCGCCGAAGGTGGGGCCAACTGGTGGGATGCCTTCCAGCTGATCCCGGTCTCGCGCGGTTTCTGGCATGCCGGCCGGCAGTTCGAGGTGTTCCCCTGCCGCCACCACGCTCCCGATTCGGCCTTCGGCCTGGCCCTGCGCGGCAGCTTCGTCTACAGCGGCGATACCCGGCCGATTCCCGAACAGCTGGCGCGCTATCCCCAAGAGACTCTGGCCCACGACTGCGGACTGCTTGGCAATCCTTCGCATACCGGGCTTGACGACATCGAGCGCGAGTACCCGCGGGCCTGGCGCGAACGTCTCGCCCTGTACCACTACGGCTCGGCCGCGGACGGCGGCGCGATGCGCGCACGCGGCTACCGTGTGCTCGCCCCGGGCGAGCGCTTGGCGCTCGCGCCACCCTCCCCCTCGACTCTGCCCGGAGTCGAGTGA
- the dnaX gene encoding DNA polymerase III subunit gamma/tau, translated as MSYLVLARKWRPRRFAELVGQEHVVRALTHALESGRVHHAFLFTGTRGVGKTTIARIFAKSLNCESGQGAEPCGECSVCRDVDAGRFVDLLEIDAASNTGVDDVRELIDNAQYMPARGRTKVYLIDEVHMLSKPAFNALLKTLEEPPGHVKFLLATTDPDKVLPTVLSRCLQFNLKRLTVEQIQTQMTAILGAEGIEAEPAALAQLARAADGSLRDGLSLLDQAIAYGGGALREPEVRAMLGTVDRAQVGALIESLVAADGERLLATVDSIASFAPDFGAALDALAEALHRLQLTQLVPSAAIEDERVDLKSLAQRVPAERVQLWYQMALQGRRELPMAPSERIGFEMSLLRMLAFAGFDPDAVPARPGGLAARSEPARTAPARVDPAVRAADPVAPRSLAGASDAIARLSAVFDDSSARARGPTAEAVAPARAQLASPVMTALAARSGAAALRVAPEPEPAPPASAPARAEVRRESVDVAVAAAAASMKSATAAHADERPPWHTAAGAPDASKADASPRAMPGPHAGSGAPAPEPDAEPARVVLKAVEAPLARLLDHEDWLDLQARCGLGGPVRELAAHSVFAGYDGIRLKLSLPARLEHLRLDGTVTALSAKLGEALGEAPRIEFVSEELQRESLHARTHRQRGERQAAAEESFQNHPAVRRLIEQHGLRLVPDSIRPLD; from the coding sequence ATGTCCTACCTTGTCCTCGCCCGCAAATGGCGACCGCGCCGCTTCGCCGAACTGGTGGGGCAGGAGCATGTCGTTCGGGCGCTGACGCATGCGCTGGAAAGCGGGCGCGTGCACCACGCATTTCTGTTCACCGGCACCCGCGGCGTCGGCAAGACCACCATTGCGCGCATCTTTGCCAAGAGCCTCAACTGCGAGAGCGGGCAGGGCGCCGAGCCCTGCGGCGAGTGTTCGGTCTGCCGCGACGTTGATGCCGGTCGCTTCGTCGATCTGCTGGAGATCGACGCGGCCAGCAATACCGGCGTCGACGATGTCCGCGAGCTGATCGACAACGCCCAGTACATGCCGGCGCGCGGCCGCACCAAGGTCTATCTGATCGACGAAGTGCACATGCTGTCCAAGCCGGCCTTCAACGCCCTGCTGAAGACGCTGGAAGAGCCGCCGGGCCATGTGAAGTTTCTGCTCGCCACCACCGACCCGGACAAAGTGCTGCCGACGGTGCTGTCGCGCTGCCTGCAGTTCAACCTGAAGCGGCTCACCGTCGAACAGATCCAGACCCAGATGACCGCCATTCTCGGTGCTGAGGGTATCGAGGCCGAGCCTGCCGCTTTGGCCCAGCTGGCGCGCGCCGCTGACGGCAGCCTGCGCGATGGCTTGTCCCTGCTGGATCAGGCCATTGCCTACGGCGGCGGCGCCCTGCGCGAACCCGAGGTGCGGGCCATGCTCGGCACGGTCGACCGGGCCCAGGTGGGTGCGCTGATCGAATCGCTGGTCGCCGCCGATGGCGAGCGCCTGCTGGCCACGGTCGACAGCATCGCCTCCTTCGCGCCGGACTTCGGCGCTGCGCTCGATGCCCTGGCCGAGGCGCTGCATCGCCTGCAGCTGACCCAGCTGGTGCCGTCGGCGGCGATCGAGGACGAGCGCGTCGATCTGAAATCGCTGGCCCAGCGCGTGCCGGCCGAGCGCGTGCAGCTGTGGTACCAGATGGCCCTGCAGGGCCGCCGGGAACTGCCGATGGCGCCCAGCGAGCGCATCGGCTTCGAGATGTCCCTGCTGCGCATGCTGGCGTTCGCGGGTTTCGATCCGGATGCCGTGCCGGCGCGGCCGGGCGGCCTGGCTGCACGCAGCGAGCCTGCGCGCACCGCCCCTGCGCGTGTCGATCCGGCGGTGCGCGCGGCCGATCCTGTCGCTCCGCGCTCGCTGGCCGGTGCTTCGGATGCGATCGCGCGGCTCAGCGCAGTGTTCGACGATTCATCCGCGCGCGCGCGCGGTCCTACCGCCGAAGCGGTGGCGCCCGCCCGCGCGCAGCTCGCTTCGCCGGTGATGACCGCGCTCGCCGCGCGCTCGGGTGCGGCCGCGCTACGTGTCGCGCCTGAGCCCGAACCGGCGCCGCCTGCCTCAGCTCCCGCGCGCGCCGAGGTGAGGCGGGAATCCGTGGATGTGGCGGTAGCGGCTGCGGCGGCGTCGATGAAATCTGCGACAGCCGCGCATGCGGATGAGCGGCCGCCGTGGCACACAGCGGCCGGCGCGCCGGACGCTTCCAAGGCAGATGCCTCGCCGCGTGCGATGCCAGGCCCGCACGCGGGCTCGGGTGCCCCCGCGCCTGAGCCGGATGCCGAGCCCGCGCGAGTCGTGCTGAAGGCCGTCGAGGCTCCGCTCGCGCGCCTACTCGACCACGAGGACTGGCTCGATTTGCAGGCCCGCTGCGGTCTAGGCGGCCCGGTCCGTGAACTGGCAGCGCACTCGGTGTTTGCCGGCTACGACGGCATCCGCCTGAAGCTCAGCCTGCCCGCGCGCCTTGAGCATCTGCGTCTCGATGGCACCGTCACCGCGCTCTCGGCCAAGCTCGGCGAGGCGCTGGGCGAAGCGCCACGCATTGAGTTCGTCAGCGAGGAGCTGCAGCGCGAAAGCCTGCATGCCCGCACCCATCGCCAGCGCGGCGAGCGCCAGGCTGCGGCCGAAGAGTCTTTCCAGAACCACCCCGCCGTGCGTCGCTTGATCGAGCAGCACGGCCTGCGCCTTGTGCCGGATTCCATTCGTCCGCTCGATTGA
- a CDS encoding diguanylate cyclase: MKALVIEDSRTSQAMIAHLLREIGIEPIQAETGEAGLALYSQRRPDLILLDVVLPDIDGMDVARRIRAHEGPGDWTPIVFLTGRASDADLEAGIEAGGDDYLVKPINPIVFAAKVRAMSRIAQMRDKLLETTHQLDQVNRELMRLSAMDGLTGLANRRHFDTVLRSEWDRGERQRHPLSLLMCDVDYFKLYNDNYGHLQGDECLRRISSALQFAIRRPCELAARYGGEEFAVLLPETTAAHALEIAESVRSNVERLAIQHGHSPKGLVSISIGVATRVPSGQLSPERLIALADKALYLAKKSGRDRAAQAVGGSEALAG; encoded by the coding sequence GTGAAGGCTCTCGTCATCGAGGATTCGCGCACCAGCCAGGCGATGATCGCCCACCTGCTGCGTGAGATCGGCATCGAACCCATCCAGGCCGAGACCGGCGAAGCGGGGCTTGCCCTCTACAGCCAGCGAAGGCCCGACCTGATTCTGCTGGATGTCGTGCTGCCCGACATCGACGGCATGGACGTGGCCCGCCGCATTCGTGCCCACGAAGGGCCCGGCGATTGGACACCCATCGTTTTCCTCACCGGTCGCGCCAGCGATGCCGATCTGGAAGCCGGCATCGAAGCGGGTGGCGATGACTATCTGGTCAAGCCGATCAACCCGATTGTGTTCGCGGCCAAGGTGCGGGCGATGTCGCGCATCGCCCAGATGCGCGACAAGCTGCTCGAAACCACCCACCAGCTCGACCAGGTCAACCGCGAGCTGATGCGGCTGTCGGCGATGGACGGCCTCACCGGCCTCGCCAACCGCCGCCACTTCGACACCGTGCTGCGCAGCGAATGGGACCGCGGCGAGCGCCAGCGCCATCCGCTGTCGCTGCTGATGTGCGACGTCGACTACTTCAAGCTGTACAACGACAACTACGGGCACCTGCAGGGCGACGAGTGCCTGCGCCGCATCAGCAGCGCGCTGCAGTTCGCCATCCGCCGCCCCTGCGAGCTGGCGGCGCGCTACGGCGGCGAGGAGTTCGCCGTGCTGCTGCCTGAAACCACCGCAGCGCATGCCCTGGAGATCGCCGAGTCGGTGCGCTCCAACGTCGAACGACTGGCCATACAGCATGGGCATTCACCGAAAGGCCTGGTCAGCATCAGCATTGGCGTGGCCACCCGCGTACCCAGCGGCCAGCTGTCGCCTGAGCGCCTGATCGCACTCGCCGACAAGGCGCTCTATCTGGCGAAGAAGAGTGGCCGCGACCGCGCCGCCCAGGCCGTCGGCGGCAGCGAGGCGCTGGCAGGCTGA